In the Mya arenaria isolate MELC-2E11 chromosome 11, ASM2691426v1 genome, one interval contains:
- the LOC128208448 gene encoding uncharacterized protein LOC128208448, translated as MQTTFRQPLCSARAKYIEILYPFYICIFVITVPSISGLKCYFCTTKDYPATCGDTNFDKEKHANDVTETSPHDPQQRACAMCTKGYWIDVTDGNRYYAHSCESLSNPVEEGCAGNQCACDTDLCNHGNRVTMAMSLATTVFLFVAMKVLA; from the exons ATGCAGACCACTTTTCGTCAACCATTATGCTCAGCCAGAG caaaatacattgaaatattataccCTTTCTATATATGCATCTTTGTGATA ACAGTGCCTTCGATCTCGGGTCTGAAGTGCTATTTCTGCACAACAAAGGACTACCCTGCAACTTGTGGAGACACCAATTTCGATAAAGAAAAGCACGCCAACGACGTCACCGAAACGTCACCCCATGACCCCCAACAACGGGCATGTGCTATGTGTACAAAAGGTTACTGGATTGACGTGACGGATGGAAATAGAT aTTACGCCCACAGTTGCGAATCCCTAAGTAATCCAGTGGAAGAAGGCTGCGCTGGAAACCAGTGCGCATGTGACACCGACCTTTGTAACCATGGCAATCGTGTTACCATGGCAATGTCCTTAGCAACCACGGTCTTTCTGTTTGTTGCTATGAAAGTTCTTGCCTAA
- the LOC128209138 gene encoding potassium channel subfamily K member 2-like, with amino-acid sequence MHWIALCVLFGLTVGYLFIGAAVFRTLESDNQKDSKAVSRENVQRFLENNTCVSPADLETLIRRVVEAYEQGALTTNSTEAVDTWNLWSSFFFSATVVTTIGYGHISPSTLGGRVFFIFYAIFGIPLVGIFLTGIGQNLFTPIKKLRNRPSNKWIKALISVTVGIVGMGLLIFLPALGFHNFEEWSYTEAVYYAVVTLTTVGFGDFVPGQEDKSYRAGYQILTIVWIFVGLSWLAILLTDLGDIFKEKIEQQSDRTPRRRSRYSTSSKEFDAIRNKKDTNSKA; translated from the exons ATGCACTGGATCGCATTGTGTGTTCTATTCGGTCTGACAGTAGGATACCTTTTTATAGGTGCGGCAGTTTTTAGGACTTTGGAATCTGACAATCAAAAGGACAGCAAGGCAGTGTCACGGGAGAATGTACAGCGCTTCCTag AAAACAACACGTGTGTTAGCCCCGCGGACCTCGAGACCCTCATCCGACGTGTGGTTGAGGCCTACGAGCAAGGAGCTCTCACCACCAACAGCACAGAGGCAGTTGACACATGGAACCTTTGGAGCTCCTTCTTCTTCTCTGCAACTGTCGTCACTACTATTG GTTATGGCCACATTTCCCCGTCTACCTTAGGAGGCCGTGTGTTCTTCATATTCTACGCCATCTTCGGTATTCCTTTGGTCGGAATCTTTCTGACAGGAATTGGGCAGAACCTTTTTACTCCaataaagaaattaagaaaCCGACCAAGCAACAAATGGATCAAAGCTCTCATATCTGTTACTGTCGGTATAGTTGGGATGGGATTGCTTATATTTTTACCAGCCTTAGGATTTCACAACTTTGAAGAGTGGAGTTATACTGAAGCGGTTTACTACGCAGTCGTGACCCTAACCACTGTCGGATTTGGGGATTTTGTACCAG GTCAGGAAGACAAGTCGTACAGAGCCGGGTACCAGATTTTAACAATAGTATGGATATTTGTGGGTCTTTCATGGCTGGCTATACTTCTGACAGACCTTGGCGATATTTTCAAAGAGAAAATAGAACAGCAAAGCGACAGAACACCTCGGAGAAGATCGCGATATTCAACTTCGTCAAAA GAATTTGACGCTATACGAAATAAGAAAGACACGAATTCGAAGGCATGA